TTGCGAGAAGCTTGGGTCCGGCCTCCACGCCGAGTTTTTCCAGTCGTTCCCGCTCTTTGGAAAGCCGGAAGAACAACTTGCGTTGTGTCTCCGTTGTGCCGATTCGGACCAGGCGCCAATTCTGGAGGATATATTTCAGGATGTATGCGCGGATCCACCAAGTGGCGTAGGTGGATACCCTGACCTTCTTGTAGGGATCAAATTTCTTGACGGCATGCATCAGACCGACATTGCCTTCCTGAATCAGGTCCATCACATTAAAAGGAAGGTTTCTGTACTCCATCGCAATGGAGACGGCCAGGCGAAGGTGGGACAAGATCAACTGTGTGACCGCGTCGAGGTCGCCTTTTTCACGAAACCGAATCGAGAGCGCGTGTTCTTCCTCCCGGCTGAGGAAGGGATACCTGCGAACCTCTGCGAGATATCGCTGAAGGGGGTCGTAGACCGAAAGTTCCCGCTCCTCACCTACTAATGCCATCTCGCCCTCAGGCCGGTTTTTCTCAAGGTCCAACTCCTTCATGGGATTACCTTCATTAAGGTTATTGGTATCAAGAAGTGTAGCAGAAACGGAATGAAGAAAAAAGGAGGCCCTCCGGGGCGAAGGGGCAAAGGCGGAGGCTTCACTCAGGGAAAATAGCGTGTGACTTGTGAGATTAGGGCGGTCTTTGCTTTGTCGGGGTCTTTCGTGCGGATGACTTGTGATAGGGGAGCCCCCCCCCATGAATCCCGGGGGACTCTCCTAATCGTCTGTCACAAGATTACTTGCTGCTTGTTCTCACAAATCCCATCTGTGTGATACTGGAAAGGTTTGGATTCCTGGGTATCAAGGTGACTTTTATGGTCAGGTCCGTTCCTTTCGGCAATCCTGAGGAGATAATCTTAATGTCGGATTTTCCTGAACTGAGATCCCCATCGACCATCAGAAGAGGGTCTTCAGCAGTAAGGTGTATCTTGCCTTTGGCCGACGTTGTCCCGCTGCTCATGCTCCCATCATTAAAAAAGACAAAGAGTGTTTGGAGCG
This genomic interval from Candidatus Manganitrophaceae bacterium contains the following:
- a CDS encoding sigma-70 family RNA polymerase sigma factor is translated as MKELDLEKNRPEGEMALVGEERELSVYDPLQRYLAEVRRYPFLSREEEHALSIRFREKGDLDAVTQLILSHLRLAVSIAMEYRNLPFNVMDLIQEGNVGLMHAVKKFDPYKKVRVSTYATWWIRAYILKYILQNWRLVRIGTTETQRKLFFRLSKERERLEKLGVEAGPKLLASRLDVKEKDVIEMSQRLRGHELSLDAPASALADEPLSNVLPSQEPRVDDALADKQLTLLFRSKLEEFSKILKPREVAILSERILAEKPKTLETFASKLQISKERVRQIEENIKKKLKKFMREEIGESSGSP